CCAATTGGAAGAAAGCTGACCATACATTCTGAGACAAGCAATGGTGAGTACGAATGTAACTTGGAAAAGAAGTATGTTCCATATTAAGCGACATTTGATGTTAATTTCAGTACATGTGCTAACACTTCACTCTGGAATTGAAGTTGTTTACTTTTTATGAATAAGCTATATGAGAGCTGACCTTGAGAAACAGTTAGAATAGATATATCCAGCCATGTTTGAGAAGTGGCAATAGTGTGTTATTTTGTGGTTCAAATCATGTGAATGGAATTTTGGTTTTGGAAGGCATTCTTTTGAAAATTTGTTAATATTGGGAAATCTATCCCCAAATATATATAGGCTGGCTTCTTTTTTGATACAAGTGCCAGCAGCACAACCAGGAGTTAACTTTTACCATTAACAGGTTAACATCAGTGCTGGAAAGTGTGGGAAACAGGAAGGTGGCATGTTATGGAAAGGGATGCGTAAAGTAAATAATTCAGTTTGTCTGGAGCATCATGGGGAGACGGTTGATGGGGAAGCACATGCTAAACTGCCTGGGATACACTTGCATTGATTTAACCATGTTTGTGTTTATCTGCTTGCTTCCAGCTGCTTGCCAGACATTGCTGTCTCTTCCTGtggattttaatttagaaaaggtATTAGGTAAGTATTGTATTTGTTTAAACCTTTAATAACTTAAATAAAAGGTTTTGTTTTAATGGCTTTTTGTAAATGGGAATCTGTGGCAACGCCTCTTGCTAAAGAAGTGGGGAAGCCGTCCTGAAATTTCTCGTTTTTCTTTAATATGGCCTGAATTAGCCTTTTTATCATAGTGAACTTAACTATAGACATAAACGATTCATGAGCACATCTTATTGGCACTACCCATACTAATAAAGAGGcactaaaaaaagaaggaatcgtTTCAAATTTCAAGCAGCACCTGTGCAGTTAAACTTCGCCCTCTTTTTGGAAAACAATTCAAACATATAGACTGGTTTTTAAAACATCAGACAACTGAAATATAATTGCTCTTCCAAATGACTAGCTCTgccttttattctgttaatattaaATATAGGTGACTATTTTAGAGCTGATGAATTTGCAGATCAATCTCCTGGAAACCTCAGTTCTTCATCCCTCAGAAGAAAGCTCTTTTTAGATGGCAACGGAAGTATCTCTGACTCCTTACCTCCAGCTTCTCCCAGAAGTCCTCGTAGTGGTGCTGAAGCATCACTTGAGGTTTTTTATTCAATAGATTTATCTCCTGTGCAGTGTAGGAGCCCTGTGCAGACCCCGAGTTCGGTAAGAAGTGGACCAAGTGGCTGGTTGGTTGGCTCTAGGCATCTTGGACCCAGATGCTCCTATTGCTGTCAGGAGGCATGATTGTCTTTTGGGTTTTATATTTCATGCGGATTAGCCTAGTTCACATTTTGTCATTAGGTATAGGAATGTTTTTGGTCAGACTCTCCAATTTTGTATTTAGAGGTAAACGAGTCTCAAGGAATTTCAGGGTAAGGTACTTACTGAATTACGGAAGATTTTCAGTATAACACAACTAGATTGGTGTTAGTGGActaacttaaaatttttcatagacTGCTACTTGGTTTGTGTAAATACGgtgcatttatattttatcttatctAGTATATTCTATTTCAGAATTTTTGGAACAGTCTTCTTAACTATCCTCGTTACAAGATGCCTTGCCTTTTggcatgttttttttgttttgttttttgtttttaccttttttttcttattaaagtatagttgacttacaatgttttattagtttcaagtgtacagcaaagcgattcagttatacatccaTATATATCAATTTTGTTCAGATTCTtaccccttataggttattacaaaatactgagtagagttccctgtgctatacagtaggtccttgttgattatctattttatatatagtagtgtgtatatgttaatctcaaactcctaatttatccctccccaccttcccctttggtaaccataagtttgtttcctgtgTCTGTGGGCCTGCCTTTTGGTGTCTTGCCTTTTGCCACAGAGCAAAGGTGGCATCTTGCTTTCTGGTGAATAACCAAAGTTATACAACCTAGTTTATGAAtgtgtttcaaaaataaagataaatagcaCTTGGTGTAACAGAGCTAAGGAAGAGAAccgtgtaattttatttatttatttttatcacaggGGCAGTTTTCTTCTAGCCCTATTCAGGGTAGtgcaaaaaaatacagtttgggAAGCATAACCAGTCCTTCACCTATTTCTTCACCCACTTTCTCACCAATTGAATTTCAAATAGGAAAGACACCACTCTCAGGTATGTCTTGTAATACAACCcccaattaaaattttatattgtcaGTATTTGTTATTAAAGAGTCTCTTTTTAGCTTGTTCTAACTACAGAGCTCCAAATGACCACTCacccttttaaaatttagaaacttggatttttttttttttttttttttaacaaaaggaaCAATTTACTTTCAAAGACTGAAATTCTCAGCAAAGTTCTGCTGTCATGTCAGATACAGGTAATTTGACTAGCAGTATTTATACCAAACATCTTACAAGCAGAATCAAAGAAAGATGGCTGTCGTAGAGATAAGTTGGTTTCGGTATGCCTTCCAGTGTGTAGGTTCAGACTTTGGTAATCAGATATTCATATTGATATTGTGTAAAGATATATTTGCTTGAGTAAAGTTTTTAGGTAGTGTGTGggaatttacatatttttctttgcaaTATGTCagtttttccttgaaaaaaattatagcaCTTCTTGAAAATTATTCAGTTTACAAAACCTATTCATagtaaataaaattggaaaactgaaaactatttttgttagtcttccttttatatatgtacatgtgtacgtgtgtatatatCTCCACACatatatgaacacacacacacacacacacacacacacacacacacatatagttcTATATCCTGCTTTTTTCACAAAGCATTCTATTAGGAGTATTTTTGTAGGTCATTCAAGTCATTTATTATTGTTTGAAACCATGATTTTGAATCACTATATGatgttccatttcacagatgtatcttttgttttcaatcactgataaacatttaaattatttctaatttttccttgTATGTACATTgtattgtacatatttatttctttaggtTAGTGGAATTATTTGGTGAAAAGGGATGACTGTTTTTAAGGCTCTTGaggaattttatcaaatttttttcatAAGAAGTTGTACCAATTGAAATTTTCATCAGTGGTGTctgaaaagtcatttttttccccatctagCAACACTGGTCTTACCATTCTTTTTGATGTTTGTTAATTTGGTACCTTACAAAAAGGTCTCTTACTGCTTTAATTTTCTTGTCTTTGGTTATTACAATGTTGAACTTTTTCCAAATGTTTATGGGTCATTTGTTTGGGGGGATTATTAGTTCGGACTTCAGTGTTTTTGTTCAACAAATGGTCTCTCATTGctttaatttctgtattttttattatttgtgtggCCAAACACTTCATATGTTCATTTACCATTGGGAGGATTGTTTATatgcttttgcccattttttaaaacttttgtttttattaagctAACGAagctataaaaattattaacttttaaGGCATTTTGATCATTTCGTTTACCATTGTTAAGCTCTTTATTGTTGCAAATATTATTTTGCAgttttttgtttgccttttaatGTTGCTTATAGTATTTTACATAAACACAAATAGATTATTACATATTTCATTTACCAGGTACAGCTGTTAATTTGCAGCTATCAGCTGGTTTGTTCTATTATCTTGGATGTGAACAACATTGTTATAGTAGCAATATGCTTGTGAAGAAATAATTCTCAGGGAATAAGATATTTTCTTTAACTGAAAAAGGGAAAGTGCCAGAGGAATTATTTTTGAAGAGCCTCACCCTATTTATGGATACACATTCATTTGTGCTATTATTTTTAACACCAAAATTTCACTTCAGGAAACAACACCACTGTTAGAGAAATCCAGTTTTTCTGGCATGAAACATGATGATGACCATTTAGTAATGGCTTTCCCATGTCCATGTTTTCATGATGTGATTTTTCcttcccaatctttttttttccactccccATCTTTTAGAGCAAAGGAAGTTAACTTTCCATTCTCCTGATGCTTCATCTGGAACAAATTCTCATGGAATTACCAATCCGTGTATCAGAAGTCCTTATATAGATGGCTGCTCACCAATTAAAAATTGGTCTCCTATGAGACTTGAGATGTGTACAGGGGGTGCTAAGTATCGGCCCGCACTGATTCGGGTACCTTTTGCTCTCGAGGCTCACAGCGAAGATGAAGGAGACAAGGCAGATGTTCCTTCCACAGACGCCTCCTCCCTCGCCACGGGCACGGCTGGAGTCCACCTGCCGCAGCTGGATGGTGACGTTTGTCCACACGGCGCGCACTTGGTAGTGACCGCCATGTCTATTACCCAGAACCAGTCCGGTGCTTCTGAGAAAGAATTGGCACTGCTGCAGGATGTGGAAAGTGAGAAGGAGAATAACACTGTGGATATGGTCGATCCCATAGAGATAGCAGATGAGACCACTTGGATTAAGGAGCCCGTTGATAATAGGAGTTTACCCATGACTGACTTTGTGAGTGGGATCGCCTTCAGTATTGAAAACTCTCACATGTGCATGTCACCTCTCGCAGAAAGCAGTGTCATTCCTTGTGAAAGAAGTAACATTCAGGTAAGGTAGTTGAATATTCTAGAGTCCTTTCCTTGGTCCCTTGGTGTTCTTCATCCTTTCTTTTGTAAGATTATAGTGAGAAAGAAAATGGGTTGTGTGTGAGACTTACGGcattacatatgtattttttaatcagtACTAAGTGATATCAAGAGGGTTAGTTCTTTTAACTTGGACTGATGatgcatatatttaatattcacaTTCACTGATATTTATTTGGAGTAGGAAAATAACAGAGCAGAAAAGAAATCAAGCTGCTCTGTTTTTTACAAACTGCTAGAATCCGGCAACTTCTCAGGGTTCACCTCTCTTTCCTGTGGAGCTAGTTCCAAAAGAATTCAGTTTCTGGTGTAGTGTTTGTATTCTAAAAATACAGTAGTTTTGGTTTTTCCTTTATATAATTTAGGAAAAGCAGTTTAGAGCacttttatgtatatttctttgggactttaaaaaaaatgtgatttgtaACCACCATTTTTCATGTAATCATACATTTCCAATTTTGCAATATCTGGCAACAGGAAAGCAtgattcatttgacaaatacacTTCACAGCTAGCACTTACTTTCAGAAAGACATTTGTTCCACTAATTGTCATATTCTTTGAGTTGAGAGTTTTGAAAGAACTTTAAACTAGAAAGGCAGTTCCACCTGCCATTTCATAGTAACAATATCTAACACTTATGTAGCTCTTACAATATGTCAGGCATTATTCCAAGTACTTTACACATGTTaatttgtttaatcttcacaacggTCCTGTGAAATAGGTATACtatcatccacattttacagatgaggaaaccgagggtcAGAGAGGTTCGGTCAATTGGCTGTCTAGCTAGCAAGTGGTGGAGTCAAAAGATTCAAATCCTGGCAGTCTGGATTCCATGTTCTTTAATCCAAGTTTATACTGACCCATAGTAATAGTTAATACTACACAGTCTTCCAGTGTGCCAGACGCTCTTCTAACCTCTTTATAGATACTAATTcatctaattctcacaacaactctataatGCTTTAGTGCTGTCAGTTTTGACATGCTAAAGTGTGAAACTCATGGAGGGATTTTAAATGATCCCAAATTACATAAAATCTTTTGCTCATATTTTATGCCTATGTTGTCTATCTTGACTTCTAGGATTGTTGCtcaaaaaaatacactagaatcgCTTTTACATATTCCAGCTTCTAAATTTGGTTCCTAAGTAAAGAAGCACATCCAGTCAAACTTAGCCTTAAAGGTATTGTTAACTTTtttgctctccttttttcttactGCCTCTTTTTTTCAGAGCATCTATAGAAGCATTATAGAATACTTAGATGGAAATACACATTCATCATCCAGTCCAACTACCCCTTGGAAGCCTGTCTCATTATAAATTGCCATCACTCTAGTACCTGCAGGGGTATCCCAGCCCATCTTAGAGGACTTCTCTCACCATTTACAAGCCTCTTCCCTAGCGAGCTGAACTATGGTTCTCTCTGTGGTATCTACCAGTCAGTTTCAGTTTTATCCTTTGGGTCCTATCATAATAATGTGTACTGTTTGCAGAACATTTtgtagtttaaaaatgttttctatacaTTCTTTCCTACCACAGGGGTAGCTCCAAACATTCAAAGACAGTCACATTTTCCCAGGGCCTTTTGACTTGCTTTACTGTGACGGGTTGGCCTCCAAGCATTGTACACAGCTGTATTCCTGGAATATCCCTTCATCATCCTGAGAATTCCCTTAACCTCTCACATGTTCTGTACCCCGTTCTTCTGTTTCCTGGTTTACTTCTCACTTGACTGGAACACATTTTCCAGTAGCTTTCTGAGGTAGAGTACCTTTTTCAAGATACTGCACGTCTAATCACATGTTCTTTATTCTCTCACATTTGAGTTtgtaaataattttccttcagaCTTTGTTTCGTTGATTCTGTTTTCAGTGTTGCTGGTGAGAGATCTGAAACCATTTTAATACTTAATCTTTTGCATATGGTCTCTTTTTAATCCTTTCTGAAGTAAAGGATCCTGAAATTTCAGTGATTCTTTGGTGTGGGTTCCTTTTCATCAGTTGTACTGGGCACTCAGAGGGCCCTTATGATCTGTAAACTCATGCCCTTCACTTCTTGGATCTTTTCTTGAATAATATCTTAGATTTCTCCTCTATCGTTTTCACCGTTCTTTGGAACTCCTTTTGattctccaatttaaaaaaatcttttcacagtttttttaACTCCCTTTTGTTCTAATTTTTGGGAAATTTGCTCAACTTCATACAATAACCCTTCCATTGAGTTTTTATTTCTGCATCTTAATCTTAAATTTGTAagctttgttgtttgtttgttttgcttttggtattaatttaaaaatctgtagagTGGCTGGCAAAGCGTTGCATGGTCTGGCCTTTCCCTTACTCTCCAGCCTCATTttgtttcccttccttctctgtttCAGTCACATTGGCTTTCCAGAGTTTGGAATACCATGTTGTCTCCCTTGACGCCTGTGGCGGGTAACGAGATGACCTGTGTTGTCtggttggcacatagtaggcactgacATTAGTAGTGGTCTGGATGGGAGCCAGTGTGGTAAGCCACCGTGTTATGTTAGGGGCACCCATGATCCTTCTCTTCCTAGAGAGTGGGACAGACTCCCTGTGTACCGTACTCCCTGCACCACAAGGGTTTTGTTCAAATGGAACATCACTCCCAGGAGTAAACAAATATGCATCCATTCCCGAAAACTGGGAACATTTTTCTTAAGATGATGATAGAATGCACTTTCTAGGCTATTCTTATGTTTGTGTTGGGGGTGAATGTAGTCTTCCCTTCGCTGGTCATAATTTGCATAAAAGGGCGTCAGTGCAAGATGACTGCATTGTGGGTTGTGTGGTTTGGTGTTCGTCATTGTGCACGTAAGTGTGGAGTGTGCAGTGAGTGGGCAGGGGCAGTGGGGCCTCAGCTCTTCGTCATCTCATTCCGACACTGTGAAAGTTACCCTTTCTGAGCCTTAGCCTCATTTGTGAAGTTAATAGGGTGCTGCAAGGACAACATAAGAATATTACATGGAGTGCCATACAGGGCTGGTGCATTTTTAGGCCctcatgaaataaatatttgtcatattTGTACCAGAACTGAAGTTTGCTAGtcccttgttttcttttgctcttctggGCTGTAACAGTGTGTTGTAGAATGctacaattttaattaaaatgaaaagctgaGCTAACATCTAGAGCCATTATATACGTGGTATTATTATGAAGGTAAGATTTTTATTTCAACGATGGGTATGAGTATAATGTAagccaccttttaaaaaatgtgtattgttttgaATCCTCTTAACGGTAGCTTGCCAtttaggtaaattttatttagagATGCAAGTAAGCCATTTAAGACAAGCTTGGTAAATGAGGTGGAAGAAGTTGATTGTAATCTTCATTTTCATCTACTGGGTGTGAGCACAAAGTAACAGGGAAGTATGTTCTTAGTGGCTTGTACACTGACTTTCAAGaaaattacagggacttccctggtggtccagtggttaagactctgcgcttccactgcagggggcgcaggttcgatccctggtcggggaactaagattccatatgctgtgtggcgcagccaaaaaataaataaaataaaatagcctagaatttaaaaaaataaagaaaattacaagatatgttttttttgtttgtttttttttttttaaagatttatttattgattgctatgttgggtcttcgtttctgtgctagggcttcctgtagttgtggcaagcgggggccactcttcatcgcggtgcgcgggcctctcactgtcgcggcctctcttgttgcggagcacaggctccagacgcgcaggctcagtagttgtggcgcacgcacgggcccagctgctccgtggcatgtgggatcttcccagaccagggcgcgaacccgtgtcccctgcattaagcaggcagactcccaaccactgcgccaccagggaagcccacaagatATGTTTTATTAGAAGGAATAGTAGTAACTACTTTGAAGAATAAgcaattctatgtttatttttaaaattcattcaataTGATCAATATTAAATTGTATTGTTAATACAATATTAAATTGTATCATTCAGTTGTGAATGATAGTATATAGTgattcatttaaatgttttaaaatattgtctttaTATATAATTGCATAAGccatatcttatatatatataacatattttatataaatattttaaaataaatt
The nucleotide sequence above comes from Balaenoptera ricei isolate mBalRic1 chromosome 18, mBalRic1.hap2, whole genome shotgun sequence. Encoded proteins:
- the BORA gene encoding protein aurora borealis isoform X1; the encoded protein is MGPSALRPWRVPWEDLQRCRSRQEVDQKSLWAHPRPKAWAPGNRGKFSLCAMGDVKESKMQITPETPGRIPVLNPFESPGDYSNLHEQTVSSPSVFKSTKLPTPGEFRWSIDQLAVINPVEIDPEDIHRQALYLSRSRIDKDVEDQRQKAIEEFFTKDVIVPSPWTDHEGKQLSEYDSSKCININNESPIGRKLTIHSETSNAACQTLLSLPVDFNLEKVLGDYFRADEFADQSPGNLSSSSLRRKLFLDGNGSISDSLPPASPRSPRSGAEASLEVFYSIDLSPVQCRSPVQTPSSGQFSSSPIQGSAKKYSLGSITSPSPISSPTFSPIEFQIGKTPLSEQRKLTFHSPDASSGTNSHGITNPCIRSPYIDGCSPIKNWSPMRLEMCTGGAKYRPALIRVPFALEAHSEDEGDKADVPSTDASSLATGTAGVHLPQLDGDVCPHGAHLVVTAMSITQNQSGASEKELALLQDVESEKENNTVDMVDPIEIADETTWIKEPVDNRSLPMTDFVSGIAFSIENSHMCMSPLAESSVIPCERSNIQMDSGYNTQTCGSNIMDTVGAESYCKESDAQTLEVETKSQVFNIKQDHSMQRCWMKIANRPQCSSP
- the BORA gene encoding protein aurora borealis isoform X2, whose translation is MGDVKESKMQITPETPGRIPVLNPFESPGDYSNLHEQTVSSPSVFKSTKLPTPGEFRWSIDQLAVINPVEIDPEDIHRQALYLSRSRIDKDVEDQRQKAIEEFFTKDVIVPSPWTDHEGKQLSEYDSSKCININNESPIGRKLTIHSETSNAACQTLLSLPVDFNLEKVLGDYFRADEFADQSPGNLSSSSLRRKLFLDGNGSISDSLPPASPRSPRSGAEASLEVFYSIDLSPVQCRSPVQTPSSGQFSSSPIQGSAKKYSLGSITSPSPISSPTFSPIEFQIGKTPLSEQRKLTFHSPDASSGTNSHGITNPCIRSPYIDGCSPIKNWSPMRLEMCTGGAKYRPALIRVPFALEAHSEDEGDKADVPSTDASSLATGTAGVHLPQLDGDVCPHGAHLVVTAMSITQNQSGASEKELALLQDVESEKENNTVDMVDPIEIADETTWIKEPVDNRSLPMTDFVSGIAFSIENSHMCMSPLAESSVIPCERSNIQMDSGYNTQTCGSNIMDTVGAESYCKESDAQTLEVETKSQVFNIKQDHSMQRCWMKIANRPQCSSP